Proteins encoded in a region of the Balaenoptera ricei isolate mBalRic1 chromosome 19, mBalRic1.hap2, whole genome shotgun sequence genome:
- the CSNK2A2 gene encoding casein kinase II subunit alpha' isoform X2, translating into MYELLKALDYCHSKGIMHRDVKPHNVMIDHQQKKLRLIDWGLAEFYHPAQEYNVRVASRYFKGPELLVDYQMYDYSLDMWSLGCMLASMIFRKEPFFHGQDNYDQLVRIAKVLGTDELYGYLKKYHIDLDPHFNDILGQHSRKRWENFIHSENRHLVSPEALDLLDKLLRYDHQQRLTAKEAMEHPYFYPVVKEQSQPCADNAVLSSGLTAAR; encoded by the exons ATGTATGAACTACTTAAA GCTCTGGATTACTGCCACAGCAAGGGAATCATGCACAGGGATGTGAAACCTCACAATGTCATGATAGATCACCAACAGAAAAAG CTGCGACTGATAGACTGGGGTCTGGCGGAATTCTATCATCCTGCCCAGGAGTACAATGTCCGCGTAGCCTCCAGGTACTTCAAGGGACCAGAGCTCCTTGTGGACTATCAG ATGTATGATTATAGCCTGGATATGTGGAGTTTGGGCTGTATGTTAGCGAGCATGATCTTTCGAAAGGAGCCCTTCTTTCATGGACAGGATAACTATGACCAG CTTGTTCGCATTGCCAAGGTTCTGGGTACAGATGAGCTGTATGGGTATCTGAAGAAGTATCACATAGACCTAGATCCACACTTCAATGATATCCTGGGACA aCATTCACGGAAACGCTGGGAAAATTTTATCCATAGTGAGAACAGACACCTCGTCAGCCCTGAGGCCCTAGATCTTCTGGACAAACTTCTGCGATATGACCATCAACAGAGACTGACTGCCAAAGAGGCCATGGAGCACCCATACTTCT ACCCCGTGGTGAAGGAGCAGTCCCAGCCTTGTGCAGATAATGCTGTACTTTCCAGTGGTCTCACGGCGGCCCGATGA